Proteins from a genomic interval of Aquabacterium sp. J223:
- a CDS encoding ABC transporter ATP-binding protein: MSQRFLEVRGLQGWYGESHVLHGVDFHVDEGEVVTLLGRNGAGRTSTLRAVMGLIGRRKGSVRVRGTETIDLPSHRIARLGIGYCPEERGIFSSLSAHENLLLPPVLSPGGMGLDQIYGMFPNLKERASSQGTRLSGGEQQMLAVARILRTGAKLLLLDEISEGLAPVIVHKLAEMVTELRRQGYTVVMVEQNFRFAARLADRFLVMEHGVITQQFTREELPARMAQLQQTLGV, encoded by the coding sequence ATGTCGCAGCGCTTCCTCGAAGTCCGCGGCCTGCAGGGCTGGTACGGCGAATCGCATGTGCTGCACGGCGTGGACTTCCACGTCGACGAGGGCGAGGTGGTGACCCTGCTCGGCCGCAACGGCGCCGGCCGCACCAGCACGCTGCGCGCCGTCATGGGCCTGATCGGCCGGCGCAAGGGCTCGGTGCGCGTGCGCGGCACCGAGACCATCGACCTGCCGTCGCACCGCATCGCCCGCCTGGGCATCGGCTACTGCCCGGAGGAGCGCGGCATCTTCTCGTCGCTGAGCGCGCACGAGAACCTGCTGCTGCCGCCGGTGCTGTCGCCGGGCGGCATGGGGCTGGACCAGATCTACGGCATGTTCCCCAACCTGAAGGAACGTGCGTCCAGCCAGGGCACGCGGCTGTCCGGCGGCGAGCAGCAGATGCTGGCCGTCGCCCGCATCCTGCGCACCGGCGCCAAGCTGCTGCTGCTCGACGAGATCTCGGAAGGCCTGGCGCCGGTGATCGTGCATAAGCTGGCCGAGATGGTCACCGAGCTGCGCCGGCAGGGCTACACGGTGGTCATGGTGGAGCAGAACTTCCGCTTCGCGGCCCGCCTGGCCGACCGCTTCCTGGTGATGGAGCACGGCGTCATCACCCAGCAGTTCACCCGCGAGGAGCTGCCCGCGCGCATGGCGCAGCTCCAGCAGACCCTGGGCGTCTAG